The following are encoded in a window of Thermococcus sp. CX2 genomic DNA:
- a CDS encoding DUF2103 domain-containing protein, which yields MPKHFKKGVKREHHFLKGLEKPLEEIAQIPGVKKVIPGRIYASDSRGFEIKVSRETTTGLKLIAKSDGSVQEVFLVVDKADRGRVWKEIERLSEEWKKV from the coding sequence ATGCCCAAGCACTTTAAGAAGGGCGTCAAGAGGGAGCACCACTTTCTCAAAGGCCTTGAAAAGCCCCTCGAAGAGATAGCCCAGATTCCCGGAGTTAAGAAGGTGATCCCAGGCAGGATATATGCGAGCGACTCAAGGGGCTTCGAGATAAAGGTCTCGCGGGAAACGACCACCGGGTTAAAGCTGATAGCGAAGAGCGATGGTTCCGTTCAGGAGGTTTTTCTTGTCGTTGACAAGGCTGACAGGGGGAGGGTCTGGAAGGAAATCGAAAGGCTGAGTGAGGAGTGGAAGAAGGTTTAA